The following DNA comes from Salvia splendens isolate huo1 chromosome 17, SspV2, whole genome shotgun sequence.
TACTCCCAAAAAAACTGAAATCAACTGGAGAGTTATAAAAAACAGAGAATTTTAAGAATATAACGGTGCTAGGTAGTGAGAGAACGAACATAAAGGATATCAATCAAGTTTAGGGAAGTAAACGTTGCAAGTCCCTTCGAAGTGTAAAGCATTCTGGTTAAAGAAAATGAAAGCAAAAGTTCTTTTAAAAGCAGGACTTAAAACTTTAAAAATGGGACAGGATGAGTTCCCATGACAATTTTAAGTCCTTATGCATATTATGTGCTAAATTTTAACAGTCATGTTCTAGCAACCAGATTATCATACGCATTAAAACATATCAATTTCATTGCAAAATCACAGTCAAACACATTAAAAATATAGCTGCAACCATGCAACTGGATGAGAGTAATTCATATGCTACCAATTTGTCGTCcaagaaaaaaaatgcaaaggAGCCAATAACAAGAGGCAGAAAGCCTTTCTAATCCTCCACtactgtaaaaaaaatataagcaCCGCGTTTATAGAAGGATACTTTATTTGTTCATTGTTATGGAGTAAACCACAAAACACAAATTCACCAAGTAACACATTTAGCATAAGAGTAAACTACATATCCAAGTTGAATGTGTACAGAGATTTAAGACCTGCTAGATCCTGCAAGACCGTTATGTGTGAGCATTCCATATGATTGGCCTGCAACTCCATGTGCTTCTTACAAATTATCATCACTATCAGAGAAGTCCATAGTATCTCAACTCCTCAGTGCTGCGACCATTGAATACTCTTAATGTCAATGCCATCCTTATACATCTCATAAAGAGGGCTCAGTTCTCTCAATTTCTCCACCTGCCTCACAGTGAGCTCGACGGCCCTATCAATTTCCTCCTCAGTTGTGAACCTCCCGATCCCATACCTTATCGAGGTATGTGCCATATCTTCATCCACTCCCAACGCCCTTAACACATAGGATGGCTCCAAACTCGCACTCGTGCAGGCACTACCACTCGACACAGCTACCTCCTTCAGCCCCATCAACAAGCTCTCCCCTTCAACAAAGGCAAAAGACAAGTTCAGATTCCCCGGATAGCGGCTCTCCTCACTCCCATTAACCACAACACCCTCTAATTTGCCTCTAATTGCATTCAACATCCGCTCCTGCAGCGCCCTAATCCTCTTATCATCATATTCCATTTCCTTCATGGCCAGCTCGCAAGCAGcaccgaacccaacaaccaaagGCGTCGGGACTGTGCCACTCCTTATACCCCTCTCTTGTCCACCCCCATTCATCTGGGGCTCCACACGGATTCTAGGGCGCCTCCTCATATATAAAGCCCCAATCCCCTTTGGCCCGTAAATCTTATGCCCACTCAACGACATCAAACTTATATTCATCTTATCCACATCAATTGGAATCTTCCCCAAAGCCTGCGCCGCATCAGTATGCAAAGGCACATTGAATTCCTTGCATAATTTCCCAATTTCCTCCATAGGTTGAATCACACCAATCTCGTTATTCACCATCATCACCGAGACTAGCCCGGTGTCGGGGCGGATTTCAGCCCGGAGCTTCTCCAAGTCAACGAGCCCGTCGCTCTTGACCGGAAGATAAGTAATTTCAAAACCCTCCTGCTGCAAGTGGCGGCACGAATCCAACACGCACTTGTGCTCCGTCTGCGTGGTGATGACGTGGCGCTTCTTCTCCTTGTAGAAGTGCATAACCCCCTTGACCGAGATGTTGTTGGATTCGGTGGCGCCGGAGGTGAAAATGATCTCCTTCGGGGAAGCGTTGATCAGCGCCGCCACCTGCGCCCGCGCCGACTCGACGGCTTTCTCAGATTCCCAGCCGTAGAGGTGGGTGCGGGAGTGAGGGTTCCCGTAGCGGGAGAGCAGATAGGGGAGCATGGCGTCGAGAACCCGAGGATCGACCGGTGAAGTCGCCTGCATATCGAGGTAGAGGGGGCGGCCAGATATCTTCACTCCTTTCATCGTGACTCCGCTGGAATCCTCCTCCAGAGGCTCCACCGCGGCGGCAGCGGTTGAGAAAGGTTTGGGGAGGCGGCGGAAGATTGCCTGCTGGATCAAATTGCGGCGGACGGCGGTGGAGAGAAACTTGGAGAACATCGTGGCTGTTGCCCTAGCTTATCGGATGCAGTTTGATTTGGGGGAAACCTTCAGCTGCTCTGTGGTTAAACCTAAACTCTTAGAAATCACAGATTCTACTAATTcagaattattttatttagaaaaataCTACTGCATATAACGGACTAAAGTCACCGACACCAACTCGTGGGAATATCACCTGCGCTCAGAAAGTTGCCACGTTGTACTTTATTTGATCCTTTGCTAATGGGCCCGGATTTCTGTTTATCCAATCTACAATAATAATGGGCCTGACTTCATTGAAACATATTTTTGGACTGTCCATGTTGGGTTGAACTGGACTAGACTGGATAAATTAAGAATTCGTATCACAAACTGTATGTGATAAATAATGGTTCAATTAAGCaattaactactatttgaccaaACCTTATACTTCTAGTATTCATGGCAATTTACTCTATTTTAAATCTTTCCGTTcgccaaaataaaaaaaaaataaatgagggTTACTAATTTACTATATATGCTCAGTGCACTAACTTTgcttcaatttcaaaatttaaaaccaaTTTAGCAATATATTGAAGGAGTATTTGTTTTGTGATCTATGCATGCAAATCGTACTAGTTATCGGTCAACCTGATAACGATCCAACTCAATAAGACTTAATACGAACTCAACCTGTTAAGGAAATTGTCAACCTGAACAAGAACCCAACCTACTACCTTGAAACCCGAACACGACTTGCACTCAACACGAGGTTCGTGATATAAATGGGTTAACACGATAACGGACGAACCTGAAACTACACGAtcaaacctaatattacacgattaaagcTAATTTTTAAACCCGGTTTACATGATCTAACCTTACAGTATATTGGCGTGTGTTATATTGTCAACTCACCCCTAAatttgctaactacaactaaataatagaCATTGGATCATGAAATCAATGTACAAAATCATTCATCCATTAGTATTAATACAATGCACATAAAATATCAATTAgaggtattaatgtcaattgacCAAATGTTAGTTATAACCAACCTTCAAAAACTAtccaaaaatattaaataattataactatctcaatttaaattatttttttacacaacttatatcaaattaaagataattttataaggattctaacgagatctcacttgcatatgttccgatttcaaaattttaaaaaaaattctttaatttcgtattttgcaAAAGCAGCTTAATGTCAATGTAGCTAttataatatgtcaatataatacatatacagTGTCAATGTTAAATTGTGTTGGCATATTTAATGAATCATATTGatgtttaatacactatattgatattttgatctaaaaccctaattttgatagttttcttatctttttaaatttaaataataataaaacaaaattacacaTGGCGATTTGTAGACCACTAGATCTCTACAAATCTTATGGTtctaaattagttgtagttagcaattaaaggCTGAGTTAGCAATTTATAACTCCTCACTACTATGAATTAAAATAAAGCatgattttattaaatataattaaaataataatattattttgtaatgAGTTATCTGTATCCACCCCGAACTCATTCCAAAATTATTGGGTTCTTAACGGATCAACCTGATAAATACACgaatccaataagacttgactcAAACTTATTAATTTTGTGCAAGTTCATGTCCTACCAAAAAATTATCAGCCTTAAATCTATGAAGCAAGAAATACAAAGGATAAGAAACTCATCACCTGAGCTTATGTTATGTACATTTTAAGTTATTTTTAGCTATATAACAACAAAATAGATGTACtcctattattttaaaaaaaattaactaatcATATGAGTATGACAACGTTCTCGTGTAGATTTGACACCATACCATTTTTTCGTATATATTTGTCCCCATTTATTTCTTTCAACTCTTTACAAAAAAAGATGTACGTCAAAATATCTAAATTCTGAAAAGTCTAATtcgaattaaaacaaaattatttaaatttcctttcaaaattttcatatttttggaTGGATCGAATAtgattatttgaaaaaaatcgGATGTTCAGATTGGATATTTTAAAATCCGAACTATATATATTTGTGtttctaattaaaatatattattattataattataaacatAACAAGTCGAAAATATGTGTTCAATAATTGTAATAGTATTTGGTAGTACTCCGATTTTCAAATTGTTattgaatttcaaatttatacatTACTGGTATccgatttcaaattttaattgtaCAATTTTGGTGAGTTTTATAGTTCAGATTTTGTATACTTAGACAATTTAAAGCGGATTGAAttgtaaaatttcaaaatttctgaTCAAGTCGAACTGAGCAATAATCCGAAATGCTCACCCGTAATTAGTCTGTAACCTAGAATACATTTACAGTAAATgtgcattaaaaaaaattccattaaagaTGCATAAATTCTTGATTGCAAAGTGTCGGTTGAGAACATGGGATTTATCAATAGGCAGGCAGGCAGACTCTCTCACACATATATGGCTGACTTGATTTGAGATCTGTTTCACGCATTCTGGCAACAAATCAGCATCCTCATTCTGACCTTACTCGCCACCCACCGATTGCTCCTCTCTTCCTTTCCACACTATCTAAGTAACCTATCAATTACTCATCACATTAccttttctttctgctctttcATAAACACCCCCACCTTTTGCATCCTCAACACAGGGATCTTCAGGTTTCGctatttcttctctctctctctctctctctctctctcttcctttacCACTTGTCAATATTCCATTGTGATTTCGTATTTTTTGGATCTGTTTATggaaaattatactcctaattGCATTGTCTTATGATCTGTTTATTCCATTGCTCTTTTTGATCGCTCGTAAAAGTTACTCTTTCATCTGTGTTTGTTTAATTTTGCTCAGATTTCTTTTGTAGGGTTTCCAATTGAGTTGGATTTTCAGTTATTTTTTTCCGCAACTATTGATGTCTCTATCACTAGGGGATTTCACATGTTTCTGATCTGTATGAATGTTTGTCTAATTTAAGTTGCTATATTTGTTACTGCCTCTTCTTTGGAATCATCATATGATCTATTTGGATCTAATGAAACAGTGATCTAATGAGGAAATAACTGAGCAAAACAGATGCAAGATATGGCTTTATTAAATATGTAATGGTGTTTTAGTATTATGCTGTGTTTATTTGGGACAATTCTTCTATCAACTGATCATTTTGATACAGGAATTGCagttttatttttgataatatGTTTCTAACTTTGTATTGACTGTGTATTGTTTGCAATTTTTGTTGATCTTGAGTTGTATATTTGTAATCCAATTCTTAATTTGTATTTCTTTCGGCTTTTGCAGTCTTAGCTCATCACGAATTGGAGCTTTTTTCTGTGTGTGGTTCGAGTTCAGTGGGGATCATGTTCAAGCAATCGCCTCGTAGAAACCAGAGGAATAAAGGGATCAAAGTGAAGCATGTATTGCAGATAAGTCTGCTTCTTGGAGTTGGGATCTGGTTGCTTTACCAGGTGCAGCAATCTCGCACTAAGAAGCTGTCTCTAGAAACCACGGATGTTTCAGGAAAGATACAGGATGTGGCCGATAATATTAAGCTAGGGCGGAAGGATCTCCAACCGAAGATAGATGGTGAAGACGAGAGGCCAAAAGAGGATCAGTCGGAGGAACAAGAGCAGTTTGATGATGAAAATAAGCCAGATGACAGTTGGCAGGAGAAGGAGAAGCCAGCAGGAGAGAGTGAGAGTGAAGTTGATGGAAATGACGGAGCAGGGGATAGTAGGAGTGATGGTGAAGAGAAGGAAGTGAAGGGAGGTGAAGAGAATGAGAATGGCGAAGGTGATGTCAAAGAAAATGGGGACAGCGCTGAAAATGGAAGTGTGAGTAATGAGGAGAAAGACAATGGTGGTAATGAAGGGGATATAAAAGAGTTTACGAGTGAAAAGAAATTGGAGGAGAATGAAAGCTCAACTGAAGGAATTACGGAGAATGTGAGTCTGGACAAGAGTGAAGATACGACACAACAGAACAACAGCGAGGAGGAGAACAAAACTGAAGAAACTGCAGGACAGAATGAGAGTGAGGAGAACAAAAATGAAGATACTGCGGGGCAGAATGAGAGCACAGAGAATAAGGGGGAAGAAACAACAGGACAGAATGAGAGCAGTGAGAATAAGGGTGAGGAAACAACGGGACAGAATGAGAGCAGTGAGAATAAGGGTGAGGAAACAACGGGGCAGAACGAGAGTGGTGAGAATAAGAGTGAGGAAACGACAGGGAAGAATGAGAGCACCGATAATAAGAGTGAGGAAACCATGGGACAGAATGAGAGCACCGAGAAAAAGAGCGAAGAAACCGAGGGACAGAATGAGAACACCAATAAGAGTGAGGAAACGACGGGGCAGAACGAGAGTGGTGAGAATAAGAGTGAGGAAACGACAGGGAAGAATGAGAGCACCGATAATAAGAGTGTGGAAACCACGGGACAGAATGAGAGCACCGAAAAAAAGAGCGAAGAAACCGGGGGACAGAATGAGAACACCAATAAGAGTGAGGAAACGACGGGGCAGAATGAGAGCAGTGAGAATAAGAGTGAGGAAACAACGGGACAGAATGAGAGCAGTGAGAATAAGAGTGAGGAAACCACGGGACAGAATGAGAGCACCGAGAAAAAGAGCGAAGAAACGACAGGGCAGAATGAGAGCACCGAGAACAAGACTGAGGAAACTACAGGCCAGAATGAGAGCACTGAGAAAAAGAGTGAAGAAGCCGAGGGACAGAATGAGAACACCAATAAGAGTGAGGAAACAACGGGGCAGAATGAGAGCAGTGAGAACAAGACTGAGGAAACGACAGGACAGAATGAGAGCACCGAGAATAAGACTGAGGAATCAACCGGGCAGAATGAGAGCACCGAGAACAAGACTGAGGAAACGACAGGGCAGAATGAGAGCACCGAGAGCAAGACTGAGGAAACAACAGGGAAGAATGAGAGCACCGAGAACAAGACGAAGGAAACTACAGGCCAGAATGAGAGCACCGAAAACAAGACTGAGGAAACGTCAGGCCAGAATGAGAGCACCCAGAACAAGGCTGAGGAAACGACGGGGCAGAATGAGAGCACAGAGAAGAAAGCTGAGGAAACAAGCGGTGATAATGAGAAGAAAGAGACAACCAGTGAAGGGCAGAATGAGAACAAAAGTGAAGAGGGTGAGGGTGTGGgttcaaatgagactcctaacaCCACTGAAAGCAATTCTGGAGAGAGTGGTAGTAGCACTTCGTACAACGACAGCAATGGCAGCGATGCTGCTGGAGAAAGCAAATCATCTACACTTCCTCAAGAAGACAAAGAGGCTAATACGAACATTCCACAAGGTGGAGAATCCTACAACCATGAGGCCACTGCCATGTGATGTTAGTTTGTACTTGACAAGTCTTCTTCTTTGTTGGTTTAGATTCTTTATCCTCTTTACTTTGTTATATATATTGCAAAAGCAATGCTTGTACTATTTGTATCATTACATACTGATGAGACTTATCAAGCAGCATGCTGTATCCAAGTTTTTTGCTCATTCATGTTCTTAATGTTTCGTGAATATAACATTGACAGTGTCTCCATTCTTATGCTACTTTTTTTAAGTTACAACTCACACATACCCGATGTGATTTGAACTCCTCAGTCTATTGGAAGGGTTTGAGTATTTAGTCTACAACAGTGATCTTCTGCCTATAACCACCAGTAACTTTGTTTTCATTTCCATATATGCTCAAACAATCTTCCTAAGCTACGCCATTTGATTAAAAATAGATCAAAATGTAGGAGTATGTTTTTTCTTACTGCATGTAATTTATTAAAACGGTAATTACATCTGAATACACGACTTTTGTCAAATTCATATTTTGCACATGTTATGTACTTAACCGAATTGCCGTACATATCCAACCACATTGTGTTGTGCATCAATGTTTTAACGACAATAGCCATCCCCCTGTATTAATATGCGCGTATGGTAAAATAGTTTCTTTTAGAGCACACGAATATAAATTGGCACAATTGCAAGAGCTTATAAGTTTTACTAGAGATGTGTTCAAATGATAAAACGCTTAAGAAAGAATACTGTATAGGCTGCTTCATGGATTCAACAAATTTTCTTTCTTTAGCAAACACAAGACAAGTGAAATTGTAATCTGATACAGCTGCACAGATGCAGGAagaaacccaattcaattattCTTCAATTTCAGTTTCATTAAGAGAAAATAACAGGTTATAAAGGAGAAACCATCAAAACCGCATTCCAAACCTCCTGGTTCGAGAAATTATCAGCTGTAAACACAACATACTGTGTGGAATTCCAACAGTACAAGTTGCAATGTGCAGAACAGCAGAAGAAACTAAAACACCGTTTATTCCGACAGCCTTCTCATTGAATAGTCCAACAAATCAATGGTGCTTTACCTCAAATAGACCATCTGGACCTGCATTGCCACATATCCAAGTCAACAAAATTTGATCACTTTTTCAATCTAGAACTAAAATAAAACCACAAGCAGGATTTTAAGGTTGATGAATGTTCATATTTGCATTACTCTCATAAGGAAATATACATTAGATAATTTATTTATGCACCTATAACAATCATCTGTGAAGTTATATAATGTACTATGCCACCAAAAGTCCAAAACCAATAATGCTGTAAAGTTAAATAATGTATCTATGTGTATAGTTTGTAGGATGTCCTCAAGAAAGTCCACACAGAACACCATCTATTCAGTGCAGTTTACCTCATTACATAGAATAAGCATCTcgatattttcaaataaaaagatttTAAGTGTCCAACAGCAACAAATAGCTGAATTCCGATAACTAGGAGTTGGAAAAGTTACAAGCAACAACCAGTTATCTCGACTACTTTCTTTTTTTACCTTGAATCTCTACTACAttcaatgttatcaatctcgcatggcggcttatggcggttcgcctaaaaaccgccacagggatatggcgtattagtatggcggatatggcggtcaataataaaataaataaaataatacttatatataattcagaaattagaaaataattaaaatataacatttaaaacactttaaacaattaataaagtataaaatacaactctaacctccatgtttcttgcataatgccccattcctaaatACAGTACACATGCAATGTTGTCAAAAgtcggatatggcggtgctatggcagcgacatggtgctatggcgtttccaccactgaacgccatgccatagcgccttggcgccgccatatccgctatttgataacattgacTACATTCTATGAGAACAAATTCAGAAAATTACATTAGTCATATTAACAAAGATTATCACTTTTGCCATGGATGGAGTATTTGGCAAAAGATTTGAGCCTCTAATACAAGTAAAATTATTTCAGAAATGTAAAACATGGTCATTTCCGAGCATTCTCCCATATATTGACCCTCAGCAACACATGGTCGTTAAAAAATGACTAAGCAAACTAACGACCAACACACTCCGGTGTTTATCATGTTAAAAAGATTCCAATATCttttaatcaaaattgaagATTAGTCTAAAAAATGTTCCCGATAAGTATTACCAGAAAGATAAACATTTCATATAGGAAATCATTTAAATATCCATACACAAAAAACAGTAAACACACACCAAAACCAAACAAGATAGACAACATTGACAAAACAGATACTATGAAAATAAATCATAAGAATATGCAAGCACTCACCCCAAGGAAACTCCTTGTTGCGGATATGCAAATACGGATATGCCTGCAACAAAAAAAGTTACAGTATATCAGATCAAGATATACATTGACAACTCTCCAAGGTCTacaattttaggattttaaatatatagtaaaataaataaatagaatatcAAATGCATTTGAGACACATCTAAACCAAATTCTTACAGGAGGTTCGTCATGGTGGGCATGGCCCTTGGAGAGGATAAAGATAGCGAGACCAGAGCATGCCACTATTCCCAAATATGTTATCTTCTCCCACTTCGAAGCCTCAGCTGCATTCAACACCACAAAACAAATAACAGAACGCAATCAGATCAAATCAATCGAGTCCACCGCtttcaattaaaaaaagcaGTCGAATCATACACCATCAAAACCTAATAGAGAAATTAAAACCCTAGATTCCATAGACACAAAAAGGAAACGCACGTTCAAATCGCAACCCGAAAAACACATACCAGCTTCATCGTGATGCGATGAAGCGGAGAAAGAGCGCCTGGACGCGGGTGAGACGCGAGGGGTGGATGCGCCACCGCGTAGGGCTGAGCGGAGGCCAGATCTCATAATCGCCGAAGccatttttgtgtttttttatccTTGTGTTTGTTCGATTTAATGCTTCAGTTGAATACTTGAATCAGTATATATTGTGAGAAAAAACGTGcttccataacaaatgaaagtCGCTGGAAAATCCTTAAAAAGCGTAAACATAGTCACATTGAAAACAATATTTACTTGATTTCCACAAAATTTCAATCATTTACAAAAGCCCCCACACATTTTCAGAAAATGGCAACGATACCACCCTCgtcaatttccatttttttcccAAGAGTTAAAATAGACTAGTTCAAGTTGTTTGTTTTGGAAAGGCCgtaagagcgtccactataatgtggacgcggctatagccgcgagcggggtggaagcggggcggcttatagtgggaagggtgtccgccgcgggggtggacgcggcgggtggGGGAGGGGCGGAGGACGCGGAATCGCcgggtgcggggcgaggacgcggcgggggggCTATAGCcacgcctataggcgcggcgcctatagtggcacGAAGATAAAGCCGCGGTGGTTGCATgcgaattaaattattttttttacacttcaattcacctataaatacaccccactccattcattattttcacaccattcaaacacaacatctatacaaatttctctcactacaatttggggtcggaaatgaacaatttgtggagagacaactggaatgctctgattcaacaggtgcaacaccaggccgcccaggaggtagcggcccgtttggcggaggaggcggaggatccgatccctcgcaccattactcatcggcggacaatcccacgagatcacgtcggtgctcaccaacgtttaatggatgattacttcgaggataacccccgttatccacccgagatattccgccggagattcaggatgtcgcagcggctgttcaactatatagcgacgaatttggcggagcgttaccggtgcttcaccctccggcgtgatgcggCTGGCCGGATCAGGCTGTCCACacaacagaagtgcaccgctgcaatccgacagcttgcctacgctggaccagcggacatgttcgatgaatacctacagatgggtgaaacgactagcctcacggtgcttaggcagttctgtaaggggatccggaaaattttcggtggggagtttctacggaagcccaaCCCGGATGAGTGTCAGCGCCTACTTGATATGCACGGGTCGGTGCAACGgcttcccaggaatgttaggaagcatcgattgcatgcattgggagtggaggaactgccccgtggcatggaaaggccagttcactactggattcaaaagcaaacatccaacgaTGATACTGGAAGCCGTTGCGGACTACCGTCTgaagatctggcatgcgtatttcggcgtggcaggttcgaacaacgacatcaatgttcttcagtcgtcgcctctcttcaacgaggagtgccggggggaggggccagaaatcagcttcgtagccaacggtacgcagtacagtaggggatactatttggcagatggaatatatccgcggtggcccatattcgtgaagactgtccgccaaccggtaggaccgaagaaacaatattttgcgcgcaaacaagagagtgctaggaggacgttgagcgggcttttggtgtcctccaatcgcaGTGGGCTTttatacggtgtccggcacgagtttggcacgaagatgatgtcgcgaatattatgttagcctgtatcatattgcataatatgataatagaagatgaaggatttgcggcagagcgatgggcgccggaagagggtgcaagtacaagtcacggtgtcgcgtccgcgccgatccagatgagcgtaccacggagcaatgaatatttgatccaacgcttcgctgatatgcgcaggaccacatcacataacacactgcaggccgatttgattgaagaagtgtgggcacgtaggggaggtagtggcgttgtgtaaacttggtagtgatttgtactagattcaatgtagtgtgtgattttaattttaatttagtgtataattctaattttaattttaatttgtattttatttttatttttaattcgtatagtcggcTTCTTCTAATCCACTAAGAagagcccgataaatttgttcataattacttgaaatattataaaatgaaagttgattataaaatttgagggctattggatgtgtccaccatagtggcggacacaaaattttggggctatggacaataaaattggggctatggacaaaaactggggcggggctattgggcgtgtccgccttatagtggacaccctaaattAATCTTGATGAGATTGGGGTCGCTAAGGCCCACATTGATTTTGGCTTTTTAGGGACTAAGAAATAACTCTAAATTTGaggcaatttttaatttatctgAATTAATGTTCATGATTTTCTCTATTGAATGTCCAAAATTATGTCATTACATTTTAGAGGATGGAGGAATTGGAATGAGcgttagaccatccacaatgccgcccagccgaccgcccagccgagcgtcggcgctgggcggttcgctgggcggtgtATTGCAGTCACCCAgcgggcgaatggagagagaaaccgtgcagcgctgggcggtcgcgtagcgctgggcggtgcgctgggtgatccgctcggcgctattgcagcgcccggatcgcccagcgcaccgcctagcgtgaaatttaaattttttttttccgaaacactatatatacgcgctttg
Coding sequences within:
- the LOC121773362 gene encoding cytochrome c oxidase subunit 6a, mitochondrial-like, which produces MASAIMRSGLRSALRGGASTPRVSPASRRSFSASSHHDEAAEASKWEKITYLGIVACSGLAIFILSKGHAHHDEPPAYPYLHIRNKEFPWGPDGLFEVKHH
- the LOC121774955 gene encoding uncharacterized protein DDB_G0290685-like, with protein sequence MFKQSPRRNQRNKGIKVKHVLQISLLLGVGIWLLYQVQQSRTKKLSLETTDVSGKIQDVADNIKLGRKDLQPKIDGEDERPKEDQSEEQEQFDDENKPDDSWQEKEKPAGESESEVDGNDGAGDSRSDGEEKEVKGGEENENGEGDVKENGDSAENGSVSNEEKDNGGNEGDIKEFTSEKKLEENESSTEGITENVSLDKSEDTTQQNNSEEENKTEETAGQNESEENKNEDTAGQNESTENKGEETTGQNESSENKGEETTGQNESSENKGEETTGQNESGENKSEETTGKNESTDNKSEETMGQNESTEKKSEETEGQNENTNKSEETTGQNESGENKSEETTGKNESTDNKSVETTGQNESTEKKSEETGGQNENTNKSEETTGQNESSENKSEETTGQNESSENKSEETTGQNESTEKKSEETTGQNESTENKTEETTGQNESTEKKSEEAEGQNENTNKSEETTGQNESSENKTEETTGQNESTENKTEESTGQNESTENKTEETTGQNESTESKTEETTGKNESTENKTKETTGQNESTENKTEETSGQNESTQNKAEETTGQNESTEKKAEETSGDNEKKETTSEGQNENKSEEGEGVGSNETPNTTESNSGESGSSTSYNDSNGSDAAGESKSSTLPQEDKEANTNIPQGGESYNHEATAM
- the LOC121774937 gene encoding cysteine desulfurase, mitochondrial-like, translating into MFSKFLSTAVRRNLIQQAIFRRLPKPFSTAAAAVEPLEEDSSGVTMKGVKISGRPLYLDMQATSPVDPRVLDAMLPYLLSRYGNPHSRTHLYGWESEKAVESARAQVAALINASPKEIIFTSGATESNNISVKGVMHFYKEKKRHVITTQTEHKCVLDSCRHLQQEGFEITYLPVKSDGLVDLEKLRAEIRPDTGLVSVMMVNNEIGVIQPMEEIGKLCKEFNVPLHTDAAQALGKIPIDVDKMNISLMSLSGHKIYGPKGIGALYMRRRPRIRVEPQMNGGGQERGIRSGTVPTPLVVGFGAACELAMKEMEYDDKRIRALQERMLNAIRGKLEGVVVNGSEESRYPGNLNLSFAFVEGESLLMGLKEVAVSSGSACTSASLEPSYVLRALGVDEDMAHTSIRYGIGRFTTEEEIDRAVELTVRQVEKLRELSPLYEMYKDGIDIKSIQWSQH